TTATTCTCCACTATCCTGTTCCTTCCATATGCTAACCCGGAATTATATGGTAGTCTAATGACTTTTAGGGGAAGGTATTCAGACATCTCTTGATACAGTTTTTCTTTTTCTGGGTCTTCTGGGCCGTCGTCTGCCACTATAACTTCTTTAACATTCAATCCAACTAATGATCTCAAAGTATTTCTTAATTTTTCTGTTCGATAAAATGTCTTAAGTCCAATCGTTACATCTTTTAAATCGTTCATTTTCCCTCCTCTCTGGATTCTTATTTAAAGCTTTTTCTTTAAGTCTCTAATCGCTTTTTTAAGCTTTTCACTCTCCTTCATTATCTCATAATAGCTCAAATCAACGTATCTTGGTTTTCTTTGAGCAAACTCTGAATTTTCTTCAAAAATTTCCATTAAAACCCTTCCGTCAGTATCCTTTGG
This genomic window from Thermococcus sp. MV5 contains:
- a CDS encoding glycosyltransferase family 2 protein; this encodes MNDLKDVTIGLKTFYRTEKLRNTLRSLVGLNVKEVIVADDGPEDPEKEKLYQEMSEYLPLKVIRLPYNSGLAYGRNRIVEN